The following proteins come from a genomic window of Yinghuangia sp. ASG 101:
- the cofD gene encoding 2-phospho-L-lactate transferase, whose protein sequence is MRIVVLAGGIGGARFLRGLKAAEPQADITVVGNTGDDIHLFGLKVCPDLDTVMYTLGEGINEEQGWGRRDETWSIRDEMAAYGVEPTWFGLGDRDYATHIVRTQMMGAGYPLSAVTEALCARWKPGVRLIPMSDDRVETHVVVDTADLGGPAAAEHPGARRAIHFQEYWVKLRAEPTAHAIVPVGIEEAKPAPGVLGAIAEADVILFPPSNPVVSIGTILAVPGIRDALVEAEAPVVGLSPIIGGAPVRGMADKVLAAVGVETSAAAVARHYGPGLLDGWLVDSGDADAVPAVEEAGIACRAIPLLMTDVEATAEMARAALAMAAEVRVEGGA, encoded by the coding sequence ATGCGCATCGTGGTACTGGCCGGCGGAATCGGCGGAGCCCGGTTCCTGCGGGGCCTCAAGGCGGCGGAACCCCAGGCGGACATCACCGTCGTCGGCAACACCGGCGACGACATCCACCTGTTCGGACTCAAGGTGTGCCCGGACCTCGACACCGTGATGTACACGCTGGGCGAGGGCATCAACGAGGAACAGGGCTGGGGGCGCCGCGACGAGACGTGGAGCATCCGCGACGAGATGGCGGCGTACGGCGTCGAGCCCACGTGGTTCGGGCTCGGCGACCGCGACTACGCGACGCACATCGTGCGCACCCAGATGATGGGCGCCGGGTATCCGCTGAGTGCGGTGACCGAGGCGTTGTGCGCGCGGTGGAAGCCGGGAGTGCGCCTGATCCCGATGTCGGACGACCGCGTCGAGACGCACGTGGTCGTCGACACCGCGGATCTCGGCGGCCCCGCCGCGGCGGAGCACCCGGGGGCCCGGCGGGCGATCCACTTCCAGGAGTACTGGGTGAAGCTGCGCGCCGAACCCACCGCGCACGCGATCGTCCCCGTCGGGATCGAGGAGGCCAAGCCGGCGCCGGGCGTGCTGGGCGCGATCGCCGAGGCCGACGTGATCCTGTTCCCGCCGTCGAACCCGGTCGTGAGCATCGGCACGATCCTGGCCGTGCCCGGCATCCGCGACGCGCTCGTCGAGGCCGAGGCACCCGTGGTCGGCCTGTCGCCGATCATCGGCGGCGCGCCGGTGCGCGGCATGGCCGACAAGGTGCTGGCGGCGGTGGGTGTGGAGACCTCGGCCGCGGCGGTCGCCCGGCACTACGGCCCGGGGCTGCTCGACGGCTGGCTCGTGGACTCCGGTGACGCCGACGCGGTCCCGGCGGTCGAGGAGGCCGGCATCGCGTGCCGCGCGATCCCGCTGCTGATGACCGACGTGGAGGCGACCGCC
- a CDS encoding rhodanese-like domain-containing protein has protein sequence MLASARSRLIRITPQEAFAEAAAGAVLVDTRNAGQRAADGLIPGALIVERNHLEWRFDPEGDARLPEATGFDARVIVLCDEGYASSLAAVSLLDLGLVRATDVIGGFQAWRAAGLPVDT, from the coding sequence ATGCTGGCGTCCGCGCGGTCGCGCCTCATCCGCATCACACCGCAAGAGGCCTTCGCCGAGGCCGCCGCCGGAGCCGTGCTCGTCGACACCCGGAACGCGGGCCAGCGCGCGGCGGACGGCCTCATCCCGGGGGCCCTGATCGTCGAGCGCAACCACCTGGAATGGCGGTTCGACCCCGAAGGCGACGCCCGGCTGCCGGAGGCCACCGGTTTCGACGCACGCGTCATCGTGCTGTGCGACGAGGGCTACGCGTCCAGCCTCGCCGCCGTGTCGCTGCTCGACCTCGGGCTCGTCCGGGCGACGGACGTGATCGGCGGCTTCCAGGCGTGGCGGGCCGCGGGGCTGCCGGTCGACACGTGA
- a CDS encoding cysteine dioxygenase, with the protein MSSDITVAGDPLAAPPHLAVQPAPVTTVTVARLAALAARHAAEVAASLDTVRYDPVSRWYRLLHSADDHEVWLLSWLPGQGTGLHDHGGSSGVFTVVSGELHELSLVVSPLRRAGARERVLGAGTTRAFGATYVHEVTNMGTEPAVSVHVYAPRLTTMNMYDHTGAQDRPDEVPLPHLRVERSGEHW; encoded by the coding sequence ATGTCCAGTGACATCACGGTCGCCGGCGACCCGCTCGCCGCACCCCCGCATCTGGCCGTCCAGCCGGCCCCCGTCACCACCGTGACGGTCGCCCGGCTCGCCGCTCTCGCCGCGAGGCACGCCGCCGAGGTCGCGGCCTCGCTCGACACCGTCCGGTACGACCCGGTGTCCCGCTGGTACCGGCTCCTGCACTCCGCCGACGACCACGAGGTCTGGCTGCTGAGCTGGCTCCCGGGCCAGGGCACCGGGCTGCACGACCACGGCGGTTCGTCCGGCGTCTTCACCGTCGTCTCCGGCGAACTCCACGAACTCTCGCTCGTCGTCTCGCCGTTGCGCCGGGCCGGAGCCCGCGAGCGGGTGCTCGGCGCGGGCACCACGCGCGCGTTCGGCGCCACCTACGTGCACGAGGTCACCAACATGGGCACCGAGCCCGCGGTGAGCGTGCACGTGTACGCGCCGCGCCTGACGACGATGAACATGTACGACCACACCGGGGCCCAGGACCGCCCCGACGAGGTCCCGCTGCCGCACCTGCGGGTGGAGCGTTCCGGGGAGCACTGGTGA
- a CDS encoding WhiB family transcriptional regulator, with product MGELLQLLVEDDADAMEGVIEGEEELSWQERALCAQTDPESFFPEKGGSTREAKKVCFSCEVRDECLEYALANDERFGIWGGLSERERRRLKKRVV from the coding sequence ATGGGCGAGCTGTTGCAGCTGCTGGTCGAGGACGACGCCGACGCCATGGAGGGCGTCATCGAAGGAGAGGAGGAACTCAGCTGGCAGGAGCGCGCGCTGTGCGCCCAGACCGACCCCGAGTCCTTCTTTCCGGAAAAGGGCGGTTCGACCCGAGAGGCAAAGAAGGTCTGCTTCTCCTGCGAAGTCCGCGACGAATGCCTCGAGTACGCCCTGGCCAACGACGAACGCTTCGGAATCTGGGGCGGATTGTCCGAGCGTGAGCGCCGCCGCCTGAAGAAGCGCGTGGTCTGA
- a CDS encoding glycosyltransferase encodes MPSFTQQSAYAHAPAYPRHVVTAIVVAHDGARWLPRTLAALLGQERPVQRVVAVDTGSTDNTPQLLEDAIGPGSVVHAARRTSFGDAVADAVDTVPVTDAASLPYAIDGYTPAPDPFGDDDGHAPGPRSTELVEWFWLLHDDSEPAPDALRLLLHAADELPSAAVLGPKVRSWYDRRQLLEVGTTIARSGRRWTGLERREQDQGQHDAIRGVLSVGSPGMLVRRDVWEHLGGFDHNLPFSRDDTDFGWRVNAAGHRVVVVPDAVVQHAEAATRERRPIDCAPDHPHRVDRAGAAYTLLANAPGKSLPLVWLRLFFGTLVRAIGYLVGKLPRMALDEFTGVFSVLARPHRVISGRRARSRTRTTDDADFRDLFPPRGASVRQAFDQLVGSISRRVEPEGGRRSRHSVLESGPTSEEAEDLQIENFARLRAVAQRPGVAMSVLLLLVTLIAARDVLVGGRLMGGALLPAPDSAGDLWGRFTETWHGVGLGGDTTAPPYLALVAALGVVLFGSASTAVSVLLIGSVPLAGLTAYLCARKLVPNPAVRAWGAAVYALMPVATGAIAAGRIGTAVVLVLAPMIARCAVQAVGFGGLTASWRAAWATGLLLGIATAFVPLTWVIAAVLGAAAVPAAYFAGNLGARLVLRVGIALGVPLVLLMPWTPEILSGDRLFLEPGLASDGLAERGTSPVGLLLLDPGGPGTIPAVIGVGVLLAAIAALLRDSRRRAVLTAWAVAVVGLVVAVVVSRLDVTPEAGTGTVAAWPGVATIAVGLGYVAAAMVGAEDARTRVAASSFGWRQPAAVVVAVIAALAPVAAAGAWLWQGVSGPLDRKGGPYLPAFIASDNSGSDRARTLVLRTDAAGAVTMALVRGEGLYLGDADTAPDAAANKGLEDYVAAFLSGTGSADTDGLSAYAIRYILLQPPADAALTTRLDGTPGLLRKSAENGTMLWQVEGVNARVTIESDGKIVPVTSGTDEVSARIDPGSGDRVLRLAEARDSGWKATLDGRPLPRRDAEGWGQAFTLPAQGGHLKITYEGGSRGMWLVAEGVVLLVVVVLALPARRRGNDDDLPEAAGTSAASAAPIVPGSRRARRVQAAEAAEAGESAEPTATDDSTGSLFVPAQPASAPGTEPNSAPPPDDWDDLGQYARGFRPREGALRTDYDTPPPGTEQPMGGYGEPAYAPGGYEAQGYPAPGADQGAYPGTPQEGYDPYPHGGYDQNGYDQNGYDQGGYDGSGYADPGYPPQGGTAYDPNAGPYPDGGDASAHVPRPGDDSWPPPPQQPPRPGGNR; translated from the coding sequence ATGCCATCTTTCACGCAACAGTCGGCCTACGCGCACGCGCCGGCGTACCCCAGACACGTCGTCACCGCGATCGTCGTCGCCCACGACGGCGCCCGGTGGCTGCCTCGTACGCTGGCCGCACTGCTCGGCCAGGAAAGGCCCGTGCAGCGGGTCGTCGCCGTCGACACCGGCAGCACCGACAACACGCCTCAGTTGCTCGAGGACGCCATCGGTCCCGGCTCGGTCGTCCACGCCGCCCGCCGCACCTCCTTCGGCGATGCCGTCGCCGACGCCGTCGACACCGTCCCCGTCACGGACGCCGCGTCCCTTCCGTACGCCATCGACGGCTACACCCCCGCGCCGGACCCCTTCGGCGACGACGACGGCCATGCCCCCGGCCCGCGCTCGACGGAACTCGTCGAGTGGTTCTGGCTGCTGCACGACGACAGCGAGCCCGCGCCCGACGCGCTGCGGCTGCTGCTGCACGCCGCCGACGAACTGCCGTCCGCCGCCGTCCTCGGACCCAAGGTCCGCAGCTGGTACGACCGCCGCCAACTCCTCGAAGTCGGCACCACGATCGCCCGCAGCGGCCGTCGCTGGACCGGCCTCGAACGCCGCGAGCAGGACCAGGGGCAACACGACGCGATACGCGGCGTCCTGTCCGTCGGCAGCCCCGGCATGCTCGTGCGGCGCGACGTCTGGGAACACCTCGGCGGTTTCGACCACAACCTGCCCTTCAGCCGCGACGACACCGACTTCGGCTGGCGCGTCAACGCCGCCGGGCACCGCGTCGTCGTCGTCCCGGACGCGGTCGTGCAGCACGCCGAAGCGGCCACGCGCGAACGCCGCCCCATCGACTGCGCCCCGGACCACCCGCACCGCGTCGACCGCGCCGGCGCCGCGTACACGCTGCTGGCCAACGCCCCCGGCAAGAGCCTCCCGCTGGTGTGGCTGCGGCTGTTCTTCGGCACTTTGGTCCGCGCGATCGGCTACCTCGTCGGCAAGCTGCCCCGCATGGCGCTCGACGAGTTCACCGGCGTCTTCTCCGTCCTCGCGCGCCCCCACCGCGTCATCTCCGGAAGACGGGCGCGAAGCCGCACGCGCACCACCGACGACGCCGACTTCCGCGACCTGTTCCCGCCGCGCGGGGCCAGCGTGCGGCAGGCCTTCGACCAACTCGTCGGCAGCATCAGCCGCCGCGTCGAGCCCGAAGGAGGCCGCCGCAGCCGGCACAGTGTCCTGGAGAGCGGCCCCACCTCCGAGGAAGCCGAAGACCTCCAGATCGAGAACTTCGCCCGGCTGCGCGCCGTCGCACAGCGGCCCGGTGTCGCGATGAGCGTGCTCCTGCTGCTCGTCACGCTGATCGCCGCCCGCGACGTGCTCGTCGGCGGACGCCTCATGGGCGGCGCGCTGCTGCCCGCCCCCGACTCCGCGGGCGACCTGTGGGGGCGCTTCACCGAGACCTGGCACGGAGTGGGCCTCGGCGGCGACACCACCGCGCCCCCCTACCTCGCGCTCGTGGCGGCGCTCGGCGTCGTGCTCTTCGGCAGCGCCTCGACGGCCGTCAGCGTGCTGCTCATCGGCAGCGTCCCGCTGGCCGGCCTCACCGCCTACCTGTGCGCGCGCAAGCTCGTCCCCAACCCGGCGGTCCGCGCGTGGGGTGCGGCCGTGTACGCGCTCATGCCCGTCGCGACGGGGGCGATCGCCGCCGGACGCATCGGCACGGCCGTGGTGCTCGTGCTCGCCCCGATGATCGCGCGCTGCGCGGTCCAGGCCGTCGGGTTCGGCGGCCTCACCGCGTCCTGGCGCGCCGCCTGGGCCACCGGGCTCCTCCTCGGCATCGCGACCGCGTTCGTCCCGCTGACCTGGGTCATCGCGGCCGTGCTCGGCGCCGCGGCCGTCCCCGCCGCGTACTTCGCCGGCAACCTCGGCGCCCGCCTCGTGCTGCGCGTCGGCATCGCGCTCGGCGTCCCGCTCGTGCTGCTGATGCCGTGGACACCCGAAATCCTCAGCGGCGACCGGCTGTTCCTCGAACCAGGCCTCGCCTCCGACGGGCTCGCCGAGCGCGGCACCAGCCCCGTCGGCCTCCTCCTTCTCGACCCGGGCGGCCCCGGGACGATCCCCGCGGTGATCGGTGTGGGCGTCCTGCTCGCCGCGATCGCCGCGCTGCTGCGCGACTCGCGGCGCCGCGCGGTGCTCACCGCGTGGGCCGTCGCCGTCGTCGGCCTGGTCGTCGCCGTCGTGGTCAGCCGACTCGACGTCACACCCGAGGCCGGCACCGGCACCGTCGCCGCGTGGCCCGGAGTGGCGACCATCGCCGTCGGGCTCGGGTACGTCGCCGCCGCCATGGTCGGCGCCGAGGACGCGCGCACCCGCGTCGCCGCCAGCAGCTTCGGCTGGCGGCAGCCCGCCGCCGTCGTGGTCGCCGTCATCGCCGCGCTGGCCCCCGTCGCCGCGGCCGGCGCGTGGCTGTGGCAGGGCGTCTCCGGTCCGCTCGACCGCAAGGGCGGCCCGTATCTCCCGGCGTTCATCGCGTCCGACAACTCCGGCTCCGACCGGGCCCGCACGCTCGTGCTGCGCACCGACGCGGCGGGCGCGGTCACGATGGCGCTGGTCCGCGGCGAGGGGCTGTACCTCGGCGACGCCGACACGGCCCCGGACGCCGCCGCCAACAAGGGCCTGGAGGACTACGTCGCGGCGTTCCTGTCCGGGACGGGCAGCGCCGACACCGACGGCCTGTCCGCCTACGCGATCCGCTACATCCTGCTGCAGCCGCCCGCCGACGCCGCGCTGACCACGCGGCTCGACGGGACACCGGGCCTGCTGCGCAAGTCGGCCGAGAACGGCACCATGCTGTGGCAGGTCGAAGGCGTCAACGCCCGCGTCACCATCGAGTCCGACGGCAAGATCGTCCCGGTCACCTCGGGCACCGACGAGGTCTCCGCACGCATCGACCCGGGATCGGGCGACCGCGTGCTGCGGCTCGCCGAGGCGCGCGACTCGGGCTGGAAGGCCACCCTCGACGGACGGCCGCTGCCCCGCCGCGACGCGGAAGGCTGGGGGCAGGCGTTCACGCTGCCCGCCCAGGGCGGCCACCTGAAGATCACGTATGAGGGCGGCAGCCGCGGCATGTGGCTGGTCGCGGAAGGCGTCGTCCTGCTCGTCGTGGTCGTCCTCGCCCTGCCCGCGCGACGCCGCGGCAACGACGACGACCTGCCCGAGGCGGCCGGGACGAGTGCCGCGTCGGCCGCGCCCATCGTGCCCGGCAGCCGCCGCGCCCGGCGGGTCCAGGCGGCCGAGGCCGCCGAGGCGGGCGAATCGGCGGAGCCGACCGCGACGGACGACTCGACCGGCTCGCTGTTCGTCCCCGCCCAACCGGCCTCCGCGCCCGGCACCGAGCCGAACTCCGCGCCTCCGCCGGACGATTGGGACGACCTCGGGCAGTACGCGCGCGGATTCCGGCCCCGCGAGGGCGCGTTGCGCACCGACTACGACACCCCGCCCCCGGGCACCGAGCAACCGATGGGCGGCTACGGCGA